The following proteins are encoded in a genomic region of Bacteroidota bacterium:
- a CDS encoding DUF2007 domain-containing protein, whose product MKTNQENDPKVIFAGTEWQAGMVKSMLESAGIEAFFKDEIMGTLNPWWTAPGGAGSVKVVISGKDFDQAKSIVDEYERNLRFNCGIC is encoded by the coding sequence ATGAAAACGAATCAGGAAAATGACCCAAAGGTAATTTTTGCGGGAACAGAATGGCAAGCGGGAATGGTGAAAAGTATGTTGGAAAGTGCCGGTATAGAGGCATTTTTTAAAGACGAGATTATGGGAACCTTGAATCCTTGGTGGACCGCACCTGGTGGCGCCGGTTCTGTCAAAGTGGTTATTTCCGGTAAAGATTTCGATCAGGCTAAATCAATTGTTGATGAATATGAACGGAACCTTAGATTTAATTGTGGTATATGTTGA
- a CDS encoding thioesterase family protein, with the protein MYSFETSIRVRYGETDKMGYAYYGNYPLYYEVARTEMLRSLGITYKQMEDKGIILPVSSLTIKYVSPAFYDDLLRIKVSIRKMPLVRIEFDYEVFNGSGHLINKGQTTLVFVDALTRKPHKAPDYFLEKIKKYFPEESGK; encoded by the coding sequence GAGAGACAGATAAAATGGGATATGCCTATTATGGGAATTATCCGCTTTACTATGAAGTAGCCCGGACTGAAATGCTCCGTTCCCTGGGCATTACCTATAAGCAAATGGAAGACAAAGGGATCATTCTTCCGGTTTCTTCCCTGACCATCAAATATGTTTCTCCGGCGTTTTATGACGATTTGCTCAGGATTAAGGTAAGCATCAGGAAAATGCCTTTGGTGCGGATAGAATTTGATTATGAAGTTTTTAACGGATCCGGTCATTTGATCAACAAGGGACAGACTACCCTTGTATTTGTCGATGCATTGACCCGTAAACCCCATAAAGCCCCGGATTATTTTCTGGAAAAAATAAAAAAATATTTCCCCGAAGAATCCGGGAAATAA